In a genomic window of Telopea speciosissima isolate NSW1024214 ecotype Mountain lineage chromosome 5, Tspe_v1, whole genome shotgun sequence:
- the LOC122663042 gene encoding secreted RxLR effector protein 161-like → MSQCSGNDAPISKGDKLNKQQCLKNNLERDSMKDKPYTSNVGNLMYAQVCTRPDIAFAVSILCRFQSDAGLAYWTASKKVMRYLLRTRDFKLVYRRDERLEVVGYSDSDFSGCTDDMKSTSGYVFLMGRGAIS, encoded by the coding sequence ATGTCTCAATGTTCTGGGAATGATGCACCCATCAGCAAAGGGGATAAGTTGAACAAGCAGCAGTGCCTGAAGAATAACCTTGAGAGAGATTCTATGAAAGACAAGCCTTATACTTCAAACGTTGGAAACTTGATGTATGCACAGGTGTGTACTCGACCTGACATTGCCTTTGCAGTTAGCATACTTTGTAGGTTCCAGTCTGATGCTGGTTTAGCTTATTGGACTGCTTCTAAGAAGGTGATGCGGTACTTACTGAGGACCAGAGATTTCAAGCTTGTCTACAGAAGAGATGAGAGACTTGAGGTGGTCGGCTATTCAGATTCAGATTTCAGTGGTTGTACTGATGACATGAAGTCAACCTCTGGATATGTCTTCTTGATGGGTCGAGGTGCAATTTCGTAA